The Brachyhypopomus gauderio isolate BG-103 chromosome 7, BGAUD_0.2, whole genome shotgun sequence genome has a window encoding:
- the LOC143518325 gene encoding uncharacterized protein LOC143518325, with translation MIVTGNTLSAHNEFRRRLHEQIPALTEVSRVEESDFILTFCPVVSQAGTDIKAALCEINHVSESKPAALVVLHHTFDPDCTVPDSSRSVTRKNMTTVDCLFYEDQNLLNCQRNDQALSRVTKYLKHQNHEVQAVVNTWGNRFNCLNINESGDHTQVSELLEKIEKLLAGDKTKLV, from the exons ATGATTGTAACTGGAAACACCCTAAGTGCTCATAATGAGTTCAGAAGAAGACTCCATGAACAAATACCAGCTTTAACAGAAGTGTCTAGAGTGGAGGAATCTGATTTCATTCTGACTTTTTGCCCTGTTGTTTCACAAGCTGGAACTGACATAAAAGCAGCTCTGTGTGAAATTAATCATGTATCAG AATCAAAGCCTGCAGCTTTGGTGGTGCTCCATCACACATTTGACCCAGACTGCACTgtaccagacagcagcagatctgTAACCAGGAAGAACATGACCACAGTGGACTGTCTGTTCTATGAGGATCAAAATCTACTGAATTGTCAGAGAAATGATCAAGCACTATCACGAGTTACAAAGTATCTAAAACATCAG AACCATGAGGTCCAGGCAGTTGTGAACACATGGGGGAACAGGTTTAACTGTCTCAACATTAATGAGAGTGGAGATCACACTCAGGTCTCAGAGCTGCTAGAGAAGATTGAGAAGCTGTTGGCAGGAGACAAGACAAAGTTAGTATAA